From one Trifolium pratense cultivar HEN17-A07 linkage group LG1, ARS_RC_1.1, whole genome shotgun sequence genomic stretch:
- the LOC123903236 gene encoding alpha carbonic anhydrase 1, chloroplastic yields the protein MAFKIYFIILSIATLALCISAEYNSVNFSYIGPNGPDKWGNLSPNYAACSNGKIQSPVNLASTDIVLNNGLKSLDRNYVPTNATLVNNQINIGVHFEGKVGDININGKNYSLKQLHWHVPAEHWAHGRRHEAELHLVHLTEDNTGIAVIAALYNLGDPDPIISKIEDNLNGLYFQNREGIKNGKIALGTFDVEELNKRIHRYYRYVGSLTTPPCTEGVIWNIIGKVRTLSKEQLKLLKAPLGLEFQHNARPLQPLNGRKIEKYYCHHNKRQGTKTSSTKYH from the exons ATGGCCTTCAAGATTTATTTCATAATTCTTTCTATAGCAACTTTAGCATTATGCATTTCAGCAGAGTACA aTTCAGTTAATTTTAGTTATATTGGTCCAAACGGACCTGATAAGTGGGGAAACTTGAGTCCGAACTACGCAGCATGCTCAAATGGGAAAATTCAGAGTCCTGTGAATCTTGCATCCACAGATATTGTACTCAACAATGGATTGAAATCTTTAGACAGAAACTATGTTCCAACAAATGCAACACTAGTTAACAACCAAATCAACATTGGG GTGCATTTTGAAGGAAAAGTGGGAGATATTAATATAAATGGAAagaattactcattgaaacaaCTTCATTGGCATGTTCCTGCAGAGCACTGGGCTCATGGACGTAG ACATGAGGCAGAGCTCCACCTAGTTCACCTCACAGAAGATAACACTGGCATAGCAGTTATAGCAGCCCTCTACAATTTGGGTGATCCTGATCCTATAATCTCCAAG ATTGAAGACAATTTGAATGGTCTATACTTTCAGAACCGTGAAGGCattaaaaatggtaaaattGCTCTTGGCACTTTTGATGTAGAGgaattaaataaaagaatacATAGGTATTATAGATATGTTGGCTCTCTCACTACTCCTCCATGCACAGAAGGTGTCATTTGGAACATAATTGGAAAG GTGAGGACACTCTCCAAAGAACAACTTAAACTTCTAAAGGCACCATTGGGTTTAGAGTTCCAGCACAACGCAAGGCCACTTCAGCCATTGAATGGTCGCAAAATTGAGAAGTACTATTGCCACCACAACAAGAGGCAGGGGACTAAAACATCATCAACCAAATATCATTAA
- the LOC123895908 gene encoding uncharacterized protein LOC123895908 — protein MMRDIGEDSFKTAHVHDTLCSDKDTPLYPGCTNFTRLSAVLKLFNLKAKNGWTDKSFSELLELLTQMLPEGNVIPNRCYEAKKVLCPMGLEYERIHACPNDCILYRKEFANSDHCPKCMASRYKKKDGDSSDDVVTKKGSPVKVVWYLPIIPRFKRLFANANDAKNLRWHVEERKCDGQIRHVADSLQWKKIDSLFPNFGKESRNLRLGLATDGMNPFGNQSTNHSSWPVLLMIYNLSPWLCMKRKYIMLSMMISGPRQPGNDIDVYLSPLIDDLRVLWEQGVDVFDAYSGEQFNMRAMLFCTINDFPAYGNLSGYSVKGHLACPICAKDTNFKQLKKGKKTVYLGHRRFLNRYHPYRRLRKAFNDQPEDGVAPEPLTGEQVYKLQRDINVVFGKDVGKGKKKGKKKSDVEEKKSDVKISWKKRSVFFDLPYWSSLDVRHCIDVMHVEKNVCDSVIGTLLNIAGKTKDGINARLDMDLMGIRKELLPQQINNRTYLPPACYTLSKKEKTSFCECLKSIKVPHGYSSNVNKLVSMNDLKLIGLKSHDCHVLMQQLLPVAIRGILPDNVRKTISRLCLFFNAICCKAIDPLKLDELENEAAVILCQLEMYFPPSFFDIMVHLIVHLVREIRLCGPIYLRWMYPIERYMKIIKGYTKNPHRPEASIVERYIAEEAIEFCSNYLSEVDAIGVPKSRHDGRCEGMGIQGLNVKSMSGQIILQAHLYILNNTAEVEPYLSDHKSIVKKKYPRINEKGLLKEHNKSFPDWFREKVANDGSVSDTIKWLSYEPKRNIITWSAYDINKTCFYTKLKDDHSTMQNSGVMVVAESMHFSSSKDKNPVMASTPYYGVIEEIWEVDYVLFKVPLFKCKWININSGVRIDELGFTLVDLSNSAYTDEPFIMASQAKQVFYVKDPSPNSRWSVVLQGKNVQGSDENQDVILDISETLPFSTNVPTFVEENVEDDVQAIRSDHQEGIWQD, from the coding sequence ATGATGCGTGATATCGGAGAAGACTCGTTTAAGACGGCTCATGTGCATGATACGTTGTGCAGCGACAAGGATACACCTTTGTACCCGGGATGCACAAATTTTACACGTTTGTCAGCGGTGTTAAAGTTGTTTAACCTGAAGGCAAAGAATGGGTGGACTGACAAAAGTTTTAGCGAATTGCTTGAATTGTTGACACAGATGCTTCCTGAAGGTAACGTAATACCAAACCGGTGTTACGAGGCGAAGAAAGTATTATGTCCGATGGGATTGGAGTATGAAAGGATACATGCGTGCCCAAATGATTGCATATTATACAGAAAAGAGTTTGCAAACTCTGATCATTGTCCGAAGTGCATGGCGTCACgctacaaaaagaaagatggtgATTCTAGTGATGATGTGGTGACGAAAAAGGGTTCTCCCGTGAAAGTTGTATGGTACCTACCAATAATTCCAAGGTTCAAGAGATTGTTCGCTAATGCAAATGACGCAAAGAATCTTAGATGGCATgtagaagagagaaaatgtgatGGACAAATTCGCCATGTAGCTGATTCTTTGCAATGGAAGAAAATCGATTCTTTGTTTCCAAATTTTGGCAAGGAGTCGAGAAACCTTAGACTTGGACTTGCTACCGATGGAATGAATCCGTTTGGCAATCAAAGTACTAACCATAGTTCATGGCCTGTTCTGCTCATGATTTACAACCTATCTCCTTGGTTGTGCATGAAgcgtaaatatattatgttatcgaTGATGATTTCGGGCCCAAGACAACCCGGAAATGACATAGATGTTTATCTAAGTCCCCTAATTGATGATTTAAGAGTGTTGTGGGAGCAAGGAGTTGATGTTTTTGATGCGTATTCTGGTGAACAATTCAATATGCGTGCCATGTTGTTTTGCACCATCAACGACTTTCCGGCATATGGCAATTTGTCTGGGTATAGCGTTAAAGGGCACTTAGCGTGTCCTATATGTGCAAAAGACACAAATTTCAAACAATtgaaaaagggaaagaaaactGTGTATCTTGGGCATCGGAGATTTCTAAACCGTTATCATCCATATCGTAGATTGCGGAAAGCTTTCAATGATCAGCCGGAGGATGGTGTTGCTCCTGAGCCCTTAACCGGAGAGCAAGTTTATAAACTACAACGAGATATTAATGTTGTCTTTGGAAAGGACGTTGGAAAGGGgaaaaaaaagggcaaaaaaaaGTCTGATGTGGAAGAAAAAAAGTCTGATGTGAAAATTTCATGGAAAAAGAGGTCGGTGTTCTTTGATCTTCCATATTGGTCCAGTCTTGATGTAAGACATTGTATTGATGTGATGCATGTGGAGAAAAATGTATGTGATAGTGTAATCGGAACACTTCTCAACATTGCAGGCAAGACAAAGGATGGTATAAATGCTCGTCTGGATATGGATTTGATGGGTATAAGAAAAGAGTTATTACcacaacaaataaataacaGGACATATTTGCCACCAGCATGTTACACTTTGTctaaaaaagagaaaacaagtttttgtgagtgtttaaaaagtatcaaagTGCCGCATGGTTACTCATCAAATGTCAATAAGCTTGTATCAATGAATGATCTCAAATTAATTGGCTTAAAGTCCCATGACTGTCATGTGTTGATGCAACAACTCCTACCCGTGGCTATTCGTGGGATATTGCCCGACAATGTTCGGAAAACTATAAGTAGGTTGTGCTTATTCTTCAATGCAATATGTTGTAAAGCCATTGATCCATTGAAGTTAGACGAGTTGGAAAACGAGGCTGCGGTTATCTTGTGTCAATTGGAGATGTATTTCCCTCcttcattttttgacattatGGTTCACTTAATTGTTCATCTAGTACGAGAGATCAGATTGTGCGGACCCATTTATTTAAGGTGGATGTATCCAATAGAGCGATATATGAAGATAATAAAAGGGTATACAAAAAATCCGCACCGTCCGGAAGCATCGATCGTTGAGAGGTACATTGCAGAAGAAGCTATTGAGTTTTGTTCAAACTATTTGTCAGAAGTGGATGCTATAGGGGTTCCCAAGTCTCGTCACGATGGAAGATGTGAAGGTATGGGTATACAAGGTTTAAATGTCAAGAGCATGAGTGGTCAGATAATCCTTCAGGCACATTTGTATATATTGAATAACACGGCTGAGGTTGAACCTTACTTATCTGATCACAAAAGCATCGTGAAGAAAAAGTACCCAAGAATTAATGAAAAAGGGTTGTTAAAAGAACATAATAAGAGTTTTCCTGATTGGTTTAGAGAAAAGGTTGCTAATGATGGTAGTGTTTCTGATACAATAAAGTGGTTGTCTTATGAGCCTAAACGTAACATAATAACTTGGAGTGCATATGATATCAATAAAACTTGCTTTTATACAAAACTAAAGGATGATCATAGTACCATGCAAAATAGTGGGGTTATGGTTGTGGCCGAGTCCATGCATTTCTCTAGTTCCAAGGATAAAAACCCGGTTATGGCATCTACACCCTACTATGGGGTGATCGAAGAGATTTGGGAGGTTGATTATGTTTTGTTTAAAGTGCCTCTATTTAAATGCAAGTGGATTAATATTAACAGTGGTGTACGAATCGATGAATTAGGATTTACATTGGTTGATCTTTCTAACTCAGCTTATACCGACGAACCTTTCATCATGGCATCCCAAGCAAAACAAGTGTTTTATGTTAAAGATCCTTCGCCTAACAGCAGGTGGTCGGTGGTTTTACAAGGAAAAAATGTGCAAGGTAGTGATGAAAATCAAGATGTGATTCTTGATATTTCCGAAACTCTTCCTTTCTCAACAAATGTGCCTACCTTCGTTGAAGAAAATGTAGAGGATGATGTGCAAGCTATTCGTTCGGATCATCAAGAAGGGATATGGCAGGACTAG
- the LOC123903237 gene encoding uncharacterized protein LOC123903237 encodes MPQLDFESLVSALSGASTDQKVACEPTEQDADDSPPESFWLSNDAEHDWWDRNAVYERNESTKGSSISTNLNPNSASNSQRFSKNLKKSKATIIGLPKSQKASFAEARCRRNHRPGNNTRSLFPKRSASIGGKSDSSVFEPSSPKVSCIGRVRSKRGHNHNRRLRTRQRSISSTTTSGSVVRQKSLRNQRKKKTGFIESVCAIFRSHRREKSGQKSDLAPAGDSSLTKKKSRGRKAREGDGSTVSRTEVSFEEPVYSGPLGLGSMNRFASGRRPESWRVGETEINHHSH; translated from the coding sequence ATGCCACAGCTAGATTTTGAATCTCTTGTTTCCGCTTTATCCGGCGCTTCCACCGATCAGAAAGTCGCATGCGAACCAACGGAACAAGACGCCGACGACTCGCCGCCGGAATCGTTTTGGCTCTCCAACGACGCCGAACACGACTGGTGGGATAGAAACGCTGTTTACGAAAGAAACGAATCAACGAAAGGAAGTTCAATTTCCACAAACCTAAACCCTAATTCAGCCTCAAATTCTCAGCGATTTTCCAAGAATTTGAAGAAATCAAAGGCTACAATCATTGGCTTACCGAAATCTCAGAAAGCTTCGTTTGCTGAAGCTAGATGCCGACGTAATCACCGGCCGGGGAACAACACTAGGTCTTTGTTTCCAAAACGAAGCGCTTCAATCGGAGGAAAATCTGATTCAAGCGTTTTCGAACCTTCGTCGCCGAAGGTTTCATGTATAGGAAGAGTTAGATCGAAACGCGGACATAACCATAACCGCCGGTTGAGAACTCGTCAGAGATCGATTTCCTCTACAACAACCTCCGGCTCCGTCGTTAGACAGAAATCTTTACGTAatcaaaggaagaagaaaaccgGTTTCATCGAAAGCGTTTGCGCGATTTTCCGGAGTCACCGGAGAGAAAAATCGGGTCAGAAATCGGATCTTGCACCGGCGGGAGATAGTTCATTAACGAAGAAGAAGAGCCGGGGGAGAAAAGCGCGGGAAGGAGATGGAAGTACGGTGAGCCGAACCGAAGTTTCGTTTGAAGAACCGGTTTACAGTGGACCGCTCGGTCTGGGTTCAATGAACCGGTTTGCGTCTGGGAGGCGGCCCGAGTCATGGAGAGTAGGTGAAACTGAAATCAACCACCATTCTCATTAG
- the LOC123903238 gene encoding uncharacterized protein LOC123903238 — MQRVSIDTKKSDLFAFLDPVQLSFASKPVSLQKAGKQYIQNNLRDLNKVCYLAPHLFDGHWQLIIMCPTDNVIVCLCSLHRKIPEAARNFFTDAFKVHQLATFGNRKKATWIFPKTRRQPNGNDCGYYVMKNMLDIVTASITKNWMEVFDDPTSLTEEEMYELRNNWATCFLDLYNPEVDYVVSDDEV; from the exons ATGCAACGTGTTTCCATAGACACAAAAAAATCAGATTTGTTTGCATTTTTGGACCCGGTTCAATTGAGTTTTGCATCAAAGCCAGTTTCACTTCAAAAGGCGGGTAAACAATACATTCAAAATAATTTGCGTGATCTAAACAAAGTGTGCTACTTAGCACCACATCTTTTTGA CGGGCATTGGCAATTAATAATTATGTGTCCTACGGACAATGTTATAGTTTGTCTTTGTTCATTACACCGTAAGATACCTGAGGCAGCGAGGAATTTTTTTACAGA tGCTTTTAAAGTTCATCAATTGGCAACTTTTGGTAATAGAAAGAAGGCTACATGGATTTTTCCCAAA ACAAGGCGACAACCTAACGGTAATGACTGTGGATATTATGTAATGAAGAACATGCTTGACATTGTCACCGCTAGTATTACAAAGAATTGGATGgag GTGTTCGATGATCCCACGTCATTAACCGAGGAGGAGATGTATGAATTGCGAAACAACTGGgctacttgttttcttgacctgTACAATCCCGAGGTAGATTATGTTGTTTCCGATGATGAGGTTTAG
- the LOC123903235 gene encoding uncharacterized protein LOC123903235 — translation MAMAGTGTLNLSQFSLHKPLSFSATKLPRTRICIRAMSETENNPSTSVTTQQDTPSTSSSVSISPPPNFKPPEAKRFAIRSDKTFEILAASLPLFFRFATGVFVSGYSFSFVSKDEIPPNEYVFKLSGITVKETSKVGARPEKPIEIYEFESCPFCRKVREIVAILDLDVLFYPCPRNSPNFRPKVVQLGGKQQFPYMVDPNTGVSMYESDDIIRYLVGKYGDGNVPLALSLGFLTSLTCGLSMLGRITKGTTYTPAKLPPQPLKLWAYEGSPFCKIVREVLVELELPHLLVNCARGSAKRNILYQKTGHFQVPFLEDPNTGIEMFESAEIIDYIRATYTL, via the exons ATGGCTATGGCTGGAACAGGAACTCTGAATCTCTCCCAATTCTCACTCCACAAACCTCTTTCATTTTCAGCTACAAAACTACCAAGAACCAGAATTTGCATTAGAGCCATgtcagaaacagaaaacaaCCCTTCCACTTCTGTCACCACACAACAAGATACTCCTTCAACTTCATCATCAGTGTCAATTTCTCCTCCTCCCAATTTCAAGCCACCTGAAGCTAAACGCTTTGCTATTAGATCAGACAAGACTTTTGAGATCCTTGCTGCTTCTCTTCCATTGTTCTTTCGTTTTGCTACTGGAGTTTTCGTTTCTGG GTATTCTTTCTCATTTGTTTCTAAGGATGAAATTCCACCAAATGAATATGTTTTTAAACTTTCTG GCATTACAGTTAAAGAAACATCAAAGGTAGGCGCTCGACCAGAGAAGCCTATTGAGATATATGAATTTGAAAG CTGCCCATTTTGTCGGAAG GTTAGAGAAATAGTTGCTATTTTGGACCTTGATGTTCTTTTCTATCCTTGCCCAAGAAACAGTCCAAATTTTCGTCCGAAGGTTGTTCAGTTGGGTGGTAAACAGCAGTTCCCTTACATG GTTGACCCAAACACTGGCGTTTCAATGTATGAATCAGATGACATAATTCGGTATTTGGTCGGCAAATATG GTGATGGAAACGTTCCTCTTGCTTTATCACTTGGATTTTTAACG TCATTGACTTGTGGTCTATCTATGCTTGGTCGTATTACAAAG GGAACAACATATACTCCAGCAAAGTTACCACCACAACCGCTTAAATTATGGGCGTATGAG GGATCTCCTTTCTGCAAAATTGTACGGGAAGTACTTGTGGAATTAGAGCTGCCACATTTGCTTGTCAA TTGTGCTAGGGGTAGCGCAAAACGAAATATACTATATCAGAAAACCGGACATTTCCAG GTACCATTTTTGGAAGATCCAAACACTGGTATAGAAATGTTTGAGAGTGCAGAAATCATAGACTACATTAGAGCAACTTACACTCTTTAG